From the Verrucomicrobiota bacterium genome, the window CCGGGCGCGAAGCTCTGCCTCGCCGGCCCGCAAAAGGCGCAACACCGGCACTTCGGCAAGCGCGCCGTCCAGGTAAAGGTCCACGGTCGTCTGCAGGGCGGTCAGGATGAGCTTGTCGCATCGTAACGCACGGAAAAACGGTTCTTTCTTCAACGCCCTGATCTGGTCGAGCCGGCCCGCGATGATCCCGGCCTGCGGACCGCCGAACAGTTTATCGCCGCTGAAACAGACGAGATCGATGCCATCGTGCAGCGCTTCGGCCGGTGTACGTTCGTGACCGATGGCTGAACCCGGGTTTGTCTCGGATAGCCGTTCGGTCGCCAGCAGCGCACCGCTGCCCAGATCTTCAACAAAAGGCACCCCGGACCGTCTCGCCAGATCGGCCACGGCCCGAGCCGGCGGCGCTGACGTAAAGCCGCCTACGTAGAAATTGCTTTGATGAACCTTCAGGATCAGAGCCGTACCGTTCCCCAATGCCTGCTCGTAATCCGCAAGGGCGGTGTGATTCGTCGTACCGACCTCTCTAAGTTCAGCTCCGCTTGCTTCAAGGATTTCAGGGATGCGAAAGCCGCCGCCGATCTGGACAAGTTCGCCGCGCGAAATCACGATTTCCCGTCGATCCGCTGCTCGGGTAATGAAGTGGCGCAGCATGAGGACGAGGGCGGCCGCGCAATTGTTCACCACGGTGGCCGCCTGCGCCGAGCAAAGCACTGCCAGGTTGTGCTCAAGGTATTGGCCGCGCGAGCCGCGCTCTCCCTTGATCAAGTCGTACTCAAGGTTGTTGTAATTCAGTGCGACGGCGCGAACCGCGTCGGCCACCGCCGGGCCGAGGGGCGCTCGCCCAAGGTTGGTGTGTACCACGATGCCGGTCCCGTTGATGACGGGTTGGATACGGCTGCGGCGCAAGGTTTCCAGCTTGGCGCGGAGACCGGAGAGCAGCTCGTCCATGGCCGGCACCTCCGTTCCGGGCGTTTCCCGGAGGCCGGCGAGCTCCCGCCGGACCACCGCGACCGCCACCGGCCGCGGAAGGGGAGCGATATCGGCGCCGAGCGCTCGCAGCACCCGGTCGACGGACGGAATCTTGCGAAGCTCGGGCGAGTTCAAGGTATCGGATTGTCACTGACAATCGACCGAGGTTCAACGGCTGACGTGACGGCCCTGTTACTTCACCAGAATGCGCGGTTTTGCCGAGTTCACGATGCGGCCCACTTCGGCCGCGCAGATCGTTCTCGCGCGTTTAAGCAACGCTATGACCGCATCACGGCGGTTCGGCGGCACGCACAACAATAGCCCGCCGCTGGTCTGGGCGTCGGCCAGCAGCGTTTGCCGGCCCGGGTCGGCCGCTTGCCACTCAGTCCATTCGTTGGCCGTTTCGAGATTTTGCCGGCTGCCGCCCGGCACGCAGCCTTGGTCGATCAGATCAAAAATTTCCGGGCTCAGCGCCGGCACCGCCCCGGCCTCGATCTCAGCCCCTACCCCACTCGCGCGGCACATCGAACCGAGGTGGCCAAGCAGACCGTACCCGGTAACATCCGTGGCGGCCCGCACCAAGCCCCCTTCAGCCAGGTCGGCCCCGACCGCGTTCAGGCGCGTCATCGCCCCGACCGCCTTTTTCTCGAGCGCCGGCGAGCACAGGTTGCGTTTCAACGCCGTCGTGGCGATCCCGGTTCCGAGCGGTTTGGTGAGCACCAGAAAATCGCCCGGTTGCGCCCCGGCATTGGTCATCACCTGTTTCGGGTTGATCACGCCGGTCACCGATAAGCCGTAGATCGGCTCTGCATTCCGGATGGTGTGGCCTCCCAGCAGAGCGCACCCGGCAGACCGCGCGACGGCGGCGCCACCGCGCAGAATTTTGACGATCACGTCGTTCGGAACCACCTCGACCGGCACCCCCAGCAAAGCGAGTGCGGTGAGCGGCCGGCCGCCCATGGCGTAAACGTCGCTGAGCGCGTTGGTCGCGGCGATTCGCCCGTACGCGAACGGGTCATCCACAATGGGCGTGAAAAAATCGACCGTCTGCACCAGCGCCGTTGCCGGGGCAAAAGGGAGGCGGTACACGCCGGCATCATCTGCGGTAAGGCTGCCGACGAGCAGGTTCGGATCGCGCGGAGCGCGGGGTAACCGGCGCAAAACTTGGGCCAGGGCCTTTTGGCTCAATTTGGAAGCTCAACCGGCGCAGGACGCCAGCGACGTGAGCTTAAAGATCTCTTCGCGCGACACGTGAATCACCTCCCTTCTCCGGTCCATCCAGGTGCGGACCGGCAGCCCGGTTCGCCGGCGGAGAGGGCAGGAATCGAACCTACCTCACCCGCCTCAAGGCGGGCCGACAACGGTTTTGAAGACCGCGGGGGCCACCAGGCACCCTTCACTCTCCCCCTGAAACGATCCACAGATTACGCAGATTAACACAGATTAAAGGGGATGGAACTTCGAACGAGCGTACACGGCCATCGGCAAACCCTGCACTTCAAACCCCACCGGCCCCTCTGAATTTGCGGCATGTTTTGCTTGTGGCATTCGTGGCGTTCAGAAGGCGACCGGTGATGGATCGTATTACGAAGTAACTGGCGGAGGACCCGCGCGGGCGGGTTCCACCTTTATGGGGTTATTCAGCTTTCCAGTTAACGGGCCTCTACTCCGGCAGATCTGTCACCTGGCCGATGGCAACGGCCCGATCAAAGCCGACAGCGTCAACGACCTCTCAGCGATTTCCGCTGAGCCGAACGTCACGATCATGGAAACCAAGGCGCTTACCTGCGCCATCATGCCCGGGCGGGTACCGCGCAGGCCGCAGTACCTGGAATTCATGAAGCGGATCGCGCCGCCCGGCGGCAAGTTTACCCCGGGCTACGGTCAATACGGAAAAACGGAATGATCGGCGAAGGACTGCTTTTAACCGACCCAAAGCGGCACGCGTACGCCAAACAGCACCGGAACGTCACCAGTTGCTGTCGCGCTTAGTCTGCCGGGCTGCTTCGTTGATGTCGGCGGTTTCGCCTTCCTTGCGTTTCTCTTCGCCTTCCCGTTTCACCTCTTCCGGTGGTTTGCCGGAAGACGAACCCTGCGTTGTGCCTTGATCTTCATCCATAGCGTGAAGGATCGCGCGGCTGAGGCAAGCCGGACGCGTGCGGTATGGGTTCGTACCCTTGTGACCGCGTCCACAGCGGTCACGCCGCCGTGTGCGCAAGCCAGCGCCCTTCCTCGGTAAACTTTGTATAGGGCATGCTTGCCAGCATGATAACTGATTCTGTCCCAACCCGGGCAGCTCCCTGCGCGGGCAGGGCAGCCTTTCTCAGCATACAGACTACCGCCGTCACCACCAGCGCGATCAGGATAAGGGCAATCAGGACGGCCGCCACCGGGTTGGCCTTGCCGTGCGTGCGCCGCCTTCTCCTCCGACGGGCCTGGTCCTGCGGACGGTATTGATCATCCTGCATACGCCTGGGCGCAACTTACCTGGGCCGGACAAAAGCAAAACCACAAAGTTCAACGCTAACCCCCAGGTCTCACCCTTTTTCCTGAGCAAACATCCAATCCAACAAGTCCGGTTCCTGGTAAGCCGGAGTCCAGGAGTCGTGGCCGACACCGGGGTACTCAGTGTACCTGGGGTTGCCGCCGGCGGTCCGCAGACCTTCGATCATGCGCCGTGTGTAGTCGACCGGGACGACGTTATCGTTCGAGCCGTGAAAGGCCCAGACAGGGATATCCTTGATCCGCCGTGCCCGCCCGGGGTCACCGCCGCCGCAGACGGGCACCGATGCGGCGAACAGGTCAGGTCTCAGCGCCATCAATGCCCAGGTTGCAAATCCACCCATTGAAATGCCGGTGACGTAGACCCGGCGCGAATCGACCGGGTATTGCCCCATGGTCGCTGTCACTAACTCCACGAGCATCGCCAGCAGGCCGCCGACCCCGTCCTCGTTAACGTCGTTTCCGGCTTTCGGGTGTCTCCCGAGCCAGGACCCGGCACTTCGGCCTTCGCCGGCCGGACATTGCGGAGCCAGGATGAACGACGGGTGCGCTGTGCGCGACTCCGGGAGCGCGAACCGGCGGACACCGTGACGGAGTTGCGACCGATTATTGTCTCCACGTTCACCTGCCCCGTGCAAAAAGAGCACCAGGGGAAAGCGCTGGCCGGCGGCTGACTGATCCGGACTTAGAAACCGATACGGCAGGTCTACACCGGGACCGGCCCGCCAGACGCGCTCTTCGAACAGGTTAACCCATTGTCCTCTGGGTCCCATCAACGTCTCGATCATAAAAATAAAGCGCCCCCTTTATTGCAGTGCGTCGCATTGCAGCGCCCAGCTTGTACCCGCGCCATTTCTCGGATGTATCACGCAAATGTTCAGCCACCGCCTTTTGGAAGCCGTACACCGAAACCCGCCGGCCGCACGCACACGCGGATATACCTGAGTATTACGACAGCGCCTACCCTGATAAGCATCGGCGTTAGCTCGATCGAAACAGCAATTACCATTAACTCAAATCAACCCAGAGTAGTTTAGCTTATGAGCCAGTCCACGTCGGTCCAAGACCCCAAAGAGCAATACCCACAATCACCTTCGCCCAACCAACAGCAACCTATCCCTGGCTCCGAGAAGGAACTGGGCCCGAAAGCCGATCATGGTGAGCAGTCCTACAAAGGTTCAGGCAAACTGCAGGGACGTAAGGCCATCATCACCGGTGCTGACAGCGGGATCGGGAAAGCCGTTGCCATTGCGTTCGCTCGTGAAGGAGCAGACGTGTTAATCGCTTACCTCGAAG encodes:
- a CDS encoding L-seryl-tRNA(Sec) selenium transferase, which gives rise to MNSPELRKIPSVDRVLRALGADIAPLPRPVAVAVVRRELAGLRETPGTEVPAMDELLSGLRAKLETLRRSRIQPVINGTGIVVHTNLGRAPLGPAVADAVRAVALNYNNLEYDLIKGERGSRGQYLEHNLAVLCSAQAATVVNNCAAALVLMLRHFITRAADRREIVISRGELVQIGGGFRIPEILEASGAELREVGTTNHTALADYEQALGNGTALILKVHQSNFYVGGFTSAPPARAVADLARRSGVPFVEDLGSGALLATERLSETNPGSAIGHERTPAEALHDGIDLVCFSGDKLFGGPQAGIIAGRLDQIRALKKEPFFRALRCDKLILTALQTTVDLYLDGALAEVPVLRLLRAGEAELRARAEKLKETLQALPIRISINHGKTEVGGGTLPRAEIASVMLELIPQGCSLAELAARLRAAEPPVIGYIAEDRYKIDLRTVFPHQDRDLIRALQAVAAEFSGNAGNLGCPVEKP
- the selD gene encoding selenide, water dikinase SelD; the encoded protein is MDRRREVIHVSREEIFKLTSLASCAGUASKLSQKALAQVLRRLPRAPRDPNLLVGSLTADDAGVYRLPFAPATALVQTVDFFTPIVDDPFAYGRIAATNALSDVYAMGGRPLTALALLGVPVEVVPNDVIVKILRGGAAVARSAGCALLGGHTIRNAEPIYGLSVTGVINPKQVMTNAGAQPGDFLVLTKPLGTGIATTALKRNLCSPALEKKAVGAMTRLNAVGADLAEGGLVRAATDVTGYGLLGHLGSMCRASGVGAEIEAGAVPALSPEIFDLIDQGCVPGGSRQNLETANEWTEWQAADPGRQTLLADAQTSGGLLLCVPPNRRDAVIALLKRARTICAAEVGRIVNSAKPRILVK
- a CDS encoding prolyl oligopeptidase family serine peptidase codes for the protein MIETLMGPRGQWVNLFEERVWRAGPGVDLPYRFLSPDQSAAGQRFPLVLFLHGAGERGDNNRSQLRHGVRRFALPESRTAHPSFILAPQCPAGEGRSAGSWLGRHPKAGNDVNEDGVGGLLAMLVELVTATMGQYPVDSRRVYVTGISMGGFATWALMALRPDLFAASVPVCGGGDPGRARRIKDIPVWAFHGSNDNVVPVDYTRRMIEGLRTAGGNPRYTEYPGVGHDSWTPAYQEPDLLDWMFAQEKG